From Quercus lobata isolate SW786 chromosome 1, ValleyOak3.0 Primary Assembly, whole genome shotgun sequence, one genomic window encodes:
- the LOC115959947 gene encoding endoglucanase 7 has product MHTGNNWGGSFEINHGEVTTSGEYDRSRTSEWDSAALYHHQNLDETQQSWLLGPQEKKKKKYVDFGCIVISHKALKWILGSILLAFCVIGLPIIIAKSLPNHKSPPITPDNYSVALHKALLFFNAQKSGKLPKNNGIPWRGDSGLNDGNDTDVKGGLVGGYYDAGDNIKFHFPMSYSMTMLSWSVIEYRDKYKNINEYNHARDLIKWGTDYLLLTFNSSATKINKIYCQVGGHRNGSQTPDDHICWQKPEDMDYLRPTLTCQSGPDLAGEMAAALAAASIVFKDDNVYSTKLIKGAQTLFAFARDSGKRMAYSRSYPADIAPYYNSTGYYDEYMWGAAWLFYATGNNSYLSLATNPGIPKNAKAFYMIPDFSVPSWNNKLPSAMLLLTRLRLFLNPGYPYEDMLQMYHNVTGLNMCSYLHNFHVFNWTNGGLIMLSRGGPQNLQYVANAAFLASLFVDYLNASGVPGWYCGNNYIPSDVLRSFATSQMDYILGKNPMKMSYVVGYGNKFPRHVHHRGASTPNDHKYYSCNGGWKWFNTNNANPNNIAGAMVGGPDQFDKFSDLRDHYNNTEPTMAGNAGLVAALVSLTTTAGNGIDKNTIFTAVPPLYPQTPPPPPPWKP; this is encoded by the exons ATGCACACTGGAAATAACTGGGGAGGCTCATTTGAGATAAACCATGGAGAAGTGACAACCTCCGGCGAGTACGATAGGAGCCGAACCTCGGAATGGGACAGTGCTGCCTTGTATCATCATCAAAATCTAGATGAAACACAACAAAGTTGGTTGCTGGGGCcgcaagagaaaaagaagaagaagtatgtGGACTTTGGGTGCATTGTTATTAGCCATAAGGCTCTCAAATGGATCTTGGGGTCCATTCTGCTGGCTTTCTGCGTCATTGGACTTCCCATCATCATTGCCAAGTCCTTGCCCAACCACAAGTCTCCTCCTATCACTCCTGACAATTACTCTGTTGCCCTCCACAAAGCACTCCTCTTCTTCAACGCCCAGAAAT CTGGGAAATTACCCAAAAATAATGGCATTCCCTGGAGAGGAGATTCAGGTCTAAATGATGGAAATGATACTGATGTGAAGGGAGGACTGGTTGGAGGATACTATGATGCCGGAGACAATATAAAGTTTCACTTTCCCATGTCTTATTCCATGACTATGCTAAGCTGGAGTGTGATTGAATATCGTGACAAATATAAGAACATTAACGAGTACAACCATGCTAGGGATCTCATTAAGTGGGGCACTGACTACTTGCTCCTAACCTTCAATTCCTCTGCTACCAAAATTAATAAGATCTATTGCCAG GTTGGTGGACATCGAAATGGCTCTCAAACACCAGATGATCACATCTGCTGGCAGAAACCAGAAGACATGGACTATCTGCGGCCTACACTAACTTGCCAATCAGGACCCGACCTTGCTGGGGAAATGGCAGCAGCCTTAGCTGCAGCCTCTATAGTTTTCAAGGATGATAACGTGTACTCCACGAAACTCATCAAAGGTGCACAAACACTCTTTGCCTTTGCCAGGGACAGTGGAAAACGGATGGCATATAGTCGTTCTTACCCTGCTGATATTGCTCCTTACTATAACTCCACCGGCTATTATGATGAGTACATGTGGGGTGCAGCATGGTTGTTCTATGCCACAGGAAATAATAGCTATCTTTCACTGGCAACCAACCCTGGGATCCCTAAGAATGCAAAAGCGTTTTACATGATTCCAGACTTTAGTGTGCCAAGTTGGAATAACAAGTTACCATCAGCCATGCTATTGTTAACAAGGCTCAGGCTGTTCTTGAACCCTGGCTACCCTTATGAGGACATGTTGCAGATGTATCATAATGTGACAGGTCTTAACATGTGCTCTTATCTTCACAACTTCCACGTCTTCAACTGGACTAATG GGGGTTTGATCATGCTGAGCCGTGGAGGGCCACAAAATCTGCAGTATGTGGCTAATGCTGCTTTCCTGGCATCTCTGTTTGTTGATTATTTGAATGCCTCCGGCGTTCCAGGATGGTATTGTGGCAACAATTATATTCCATCAGATGTTCTTCGAAGTTTTGCCACCTCCCAG ATGGACTATATCTTGGGCAAGAACCCCATGAAAATGAGCTATGTTGTGGGGTATGGCAACAAGTTTCCTAGACATGTACATCACCGAGGTGCATCAACACCCAATGACCATAAATATTACTCCTGCAACGGGGGGTGGAAGTGGTTCAACACCAACAATGCCAATCCCAACAACATCGCAGGAGCCATGGTTGGAGGGCCTGATCAGTTTGACAAGTTCAGTGATTTGCGTGACCATTATAATAACACCGAGCCAACTATGGCCGGAAATGCTGGACTGGTTGCAGCACTTGTATCCCTGACAACCACTGCTGGCAATGGCATTGACAAAAATACCATATTTACAGCGGTTCCTCCACTCTATCCACAGACCCCACCACCCCCACCACCCTGGAAGCCATAA